Proteins encoded by one window of Streptomyces sp. ALI-76-A:
- a CDS encoding ABC transporter ATP-binding protein produces the protein MTTLNIDHVSRWFGNVVAVNDITMTIGPGVTGLLGPNGAGKSTLINMMGGFLAPSTGTVTLDGEQVWRNEQIYKKIGIVPEREAMYDFLTGREFVVANAELHGLGPKAAQRALATVEMEYAQDRKISTYSKGMRQRVKMASALVHDPSLLLLDEPFNGMDPRQRMQLMDLLRRMGDEGRTVLFSSHILEEVEQLAWHIEVVVAGRHAASGDFRKIRRLMTDRPHRYLVRSSDDRALAAALIADPSTSGIEVDLAEGVLRIQAVDFGRFTVLLPRVARDHGIRLLTVSPSDESLESVFSYLVAA, from the coding sequence GTGACCACGCTCAACATCGACCACGTCTCGCGCTGGTTCGGCAACGTGGTCGCCGTCAACGACATCACCATGACCATCGGCCCCGGCGTCACCGGCCTGCTGGGCCCCAACGGCGCCGGAAAGTCCACCCTCATCAACATGATGGGCGGCTTCCTCGCCCCCTCCACCGGCACCGTCACCCTCGACGGGGAGCAGGTGTGGCGCAACGAGCAGATCTACAAGAAGATCGGCATCGTCCCCGAGCGGGAGGCGATGTACGACTTCCTCACCGGACGTGAGTTCGTCGTCGCCAACGCCGAGTTGCACGGCCTGGGCCCCAAGGCCGCACAGCGGGCGCTGGCCACGGTCGAGATGGAGTACGCGCAGGACCGCAAGATCTCCACCTACTCCAAGGGCATGCGGCAGCGCGTGAAGATGGCCAGCGCGCTCGTGCACGACCCGTCGCTGCTGCTGCTGGACGAGCCCTTCAACGGCATGGACCCACGCCAGCGGATGCAGCTCATGGACCTGCTGAGGCGCATGGGCGACGAGGGCCGCACAGTGCTCTTCTCGTCGCACATCCTCGAGGAGGTCGAGCAACTCGCCTGGCACATCGAGGTCGTGGTGGCCGGCCGGCACGCGGCCAGCGGTGACTTCCGCAAGATCCGCCGCCTGATGACCGACCGCCCCCACCGCTACCTGGTGCGCTCCAGCGACGACCGCGCCCTCGCGGCCGCGCTGATCGCCGACCCGTCGACGTCCGGCATCGAGGTCGACCTCGCGGAGGGCGTACTGCGCATCCAGGCCGTCGACTTCGGCCGGTTCACGGTCCTGCTGCCGAGGGTCGCCAGGGACCACGGCATCCGGCTGCTCACGGTCTCGCCGTCGGACGAGTCCCTCGAGTCCGTCTTCTCGTATCTCGTCGCGGCGTAG